The DNA window ATATGCATTTACCGTTGGCACAAAATAACTTGTCCTGGTTGTTTTCGCTTGTGGTCACGGCTGTTTTAATGCTGATTTTGGTCATTTATTTACGCCAGCATCATTCTTTATAGCTGACTATTTTTTTACAACTCGACTTCAAAGTAATATTGGCGGTTTTGCCGAACTTGGTAAGTCAGCATCGCTAGACCCAAACTACCAGCGAAGACGCCTAAATACATATAGGGGTAGGCCGTGATACGAATGACAGAAACCGCGATCAAAGCAGCATTACTGAAATAACTGCTGAATAAATAAATGATTCGAAAAGGACGATTGAGGTAAATAAACAAGCAAATCGTCTGAAAGACATTTAACAAAGCGACTGTAATTGCTAAATAGATAGCAGCATTGATAATTGTTTGGTTGATTTGCGTCAATGGGAACCTTTCGATTTCATCCAGCATCAAAACCATGGCAATACTCATCGCGATGACAGTAATGAAAATTTTTTTGAACAACAGAAATAATAAAAGAAGTGGTTTATCATCATACATTAGAATTTATCTCATCCAAAGTCATTAGCTTTATAACCATACCATTATTAGCAAAATGATGAAGTAGAACCCAAGAAGGACGCTATCTTGAATCTTCCAAGTCATTTTGCGGAACTTACTGCGTTTTCTACCATCAGTATAGCCTCGCAAAATCATGGCTGTCGCTAAATCCTCGGCCCGTTTGATGGACCCGAGAAAAAAAGGTGTTAAAACGGGCAGAACAGCCCTAATTTGCTGCACAATAGAACCGGTATTTAAAAAAGAGCCCCTTGATTTTTGCGCATTCGTGATCGTATTGATTTCGCGGATAATTGTCGGCACGAAGCGTAAGGCAATCGATAAGGTTAAGACGATATCGTCTACAGGCAGTTTTAAAAATCGAAAAGGCTGTAAAAAGAAAGTCAGTCCATTAGCGATTTCAATCGAAGACGTTGTTAGCGTAAAAAGTGTTGCCATACTGATCGCGACTGTGAAGCGTAGGAATAGGAATATCCCTGTTTTTAAGCCAATGCTAGTGATCGAAATGATGCCCCAAGAGAAAAATGTACTGCCGCCTTTGGAAAACAGCAGCTGCAAAATGGCCGTCAATAAAATCATGATCAAAAAAAATCGGATGCCTTTTAGAAAAAACATCACCGGTATTCTAGCTGCCAGCAAAGCCGCTGAGCAAAGGGCTAGCAATATGACGAAATCAATAGTGCTATTGGCTATAAAACTTAGAAAAATCATCAGAAACAGCGTGATTATTTTATTTCTTGCGTCCAATTGATGAACGAAGGATCTGCCTGCTAAGTAACGTCCAAAAACAATATTCATTGTAGCTTACCTATCTTTTTTTTAGCAAAAATTGTCTGAAAAAAATGAGTCAGTTCTGCTTCATTAATTGGTAGCGGCCCATCATATTTCACGCCTTTTGCTATTAATTTATTGGCCAAATCAAGTGATTGCGGCATGATTATTTTCTTTGCTGCAAGCCATTGCTGACCATGAAACATCTCAGAAACACTGACCTGTTTGACTAGACGGCCTTTTTCCAAAAATAATACCTGATCTGCATCATTGGCAACGTCTTCCATTGAATGCGTGACTAACAAGATCGTCATATGTTGTTGTAGCTGCAGGTTTTTGACTAATTTCATGATTTCCTGCTGACCAATAAAATCCAAACCAGCTGTTGGTTCATCCAAAACAAGTATCTCTGGCTGGGCAGCCAAAACACCTGCAATGGCCACGCGTCTCATTTGGCCGCCGGATAATTCTAAAGGTGATCGGGTCAAAAATTCTCTTGTTAGACCAACTCTAATTAGTGATGCAGCTGCGATCTGGTCAGCTGCAGTTTTAGACATACCGAAATTCAAAGGTCCAAATTCGATATCTTCTTCAACTGTGTTCGCGAATAATTGATTTTCAGGAAATTGAAAAACGACGCCTACTTTTTGCCTAAGCAGTCTTAATTCTTTTTCACGACTGGATGACTGGATTTTTTGATCGTCAATTTGAACAAAACCGGCTGTCGGTTTGAGTAAACCGTTTAAATGATTGATCAAAGTTGATTTGCCGCTGCCTGTTTGACCAATGATCGCTGTGTAAGAGCCGTTTTTGATACTGAAATTGATATCTGTCAACGCTTGGACCGCGAAGGGCGTCTTGGCCTGATAGGTGTAACTCACATTTTTGAATAAGATCGCCATATTTGTGTCACCATGCTTTCTGAGCTTGTATAAGAATCAGGCAAGAACAGCCCGAGATCTGCAAGATCTTTTCTGATGCGTCTTGTGAAAGGAACTTCCAATCCAAAAGAAGTTAGTTTATCATCTTGAATCAAAACGTCTGCCGGTTTGCCTTCTAATACTTTTTTCCCTTGATCGATCACGATAACTTGATCAGCCTGTTGAGTTTCGGCGATATTATGTGTAATGGCGATGACCGTGATTTTGTATGCTGACTGCAGTTTTCTTAAAATGTTCAGCAGTTCTTGGCGACCATTCGGGTCCAGCATACTAGTTGCTTCATCTAAGATAATCATTCGTGGGCGCAAGGCGATGACACTGGCTAAAGCAACACGTTGTTTTTGGCCTCCGGATAAGCTTTCTGGTTCGCGATCAGCTAAGTCAGCTATGCCTACTTCGATTAGTGCAGAGCGGACTTTTTTAATCATTTGATCACGGCTGACATCGTGGTTTTCCAAGCCGAAGGCGACATCATCGGCCACGGTTGCGGCGACAAATTGATTTTCCGGATTTTGAAAAACGACGCCGATCTGGTCCCGAATCGAATCAATATTGTTTTCATTGATTGTTCGATCAAAAAAATCGATCCTACCGCTAATTTGACCAGCTGCCAGTCCTAAAATCAATTTGATTAACGTTGTTTTGCCACTGCCATTGCGGCCGATGATCGACAGCCAGTCGCCTTCTTGAACAGAGAGATTAATATGCTGCAAAATTTTCTTGGAATTGTGCTTATAGGCAAAAGATAAGTCGGATATTTCAATCGCGTTGTTTGTCAAAATGAGATCTTCCTTTTCTGTCTTTAGTCATTTCGCTGCCAGTAACGCAAAATCGGCAACGTGATCAGTGGTGTCGCAATTGCTGATAAAACAGCTTCTGGGATACCATTGCTGGCAATCACAGCGACTAAAAGCGCAGCGATGTACTTGGGACTCGAAACGCCGTAAGCATGAGCGACTGATGGTGTGCGGTAGAAAATATAAATGAGGCCCAGTATCAGGACTGTGTTGATCAAGGCACCGATCAGGCCGATGAGTGCTAAATAAAGTGATTGTTTCAGATTAATTTTTTTAAAGAATATCACCAAATAACCGGCTGCAAGGCCAACTAGGATTCTTGGCAGTATTGAAATCAGCGGGTTCGTAAAGATAAGTGGTTCTACTGGGCTCGTGGGTGCTGTAAAGGCCCTGAGGCAGGATAAAAATCCCCAAACACCGCCAATGATCGCACCGTCTGTCGGCCCAAGCAGCACGGCAGCGATAATGACTGTAATTTGGATAATTGTCAAACTCAAAGGCCCGATTGGAATATACCCTAGCAAGGGTACGAAATTTTGAATGATAACAATGGCGATAAAAAGCGCCATGATAGCTAAATGAAATGCTTTTGTTTGATGTATCATGATTGATCCTTCTCTACCAGCGGCTTAGATGTTACTAATTATAATATCTTAGCGAAGTTCAAATGAATAGTGTTTGTCTGCTGCCAGTGGGGAGCACGCGGCAGCTGATGCAGATCACCATGCTAAGGGCTGGTTCCCGGCCACTGGCGTGCTAGTCAACAATTGGCCATTAGCTCTGGCAGCCATTTGCATAGCGAGTGCGGCATTGCTGATTTTTACCGGTCGAAAGAAAAATAATTAATTTTTAAGCTCTGAATTTATTAGAGCTTTTTTTGTTCGAAAAATATCATAGTCGCTGATCAATATCATGACTTAAATTTTTTGTTGGAA is part of the Oenococcus sicerae genome and encodes:
- a CDS encoding energy-coupling factor transporter ATPase, which encodes MTNNAIEISDLSFAYKHNSKKILQHINLSVQEGDWLSIIGRNGSGKTTLIKLILGLAAGQISGRIDFFDRTINENNIDSIRDQIGVVFQNPENQFVAATVADDVAFGLENHDVSRDQMIKKVRSALIEVGIADLADREPESLSGGQKQRVALASVIALRPRMIILDEATSMLDPNGRQELLNILRKLQSAYKITVIAITHNIAETQQADQVIVIDQGKKVLEGKPADVLIQDDKLTSFGLEVPFTRRIRKDLADLGLFLPDSYTSSESMVTQIWRSYSKM
- a CDS encoding energy-coupling factor transporter ATPase; this translates as MAILFKNVSYTYQAKTPFAVQALTDINFSIKNGSYTAIIGQTGSGKSTLINHLNGLLKPTAGFVQIDDQKIQSSSREKELRLLRQKVGVVFQFPENQLFANTVEEDIEFGPLNFGMSKTAADQIAAASLIRVGLTREFLTRSPLELSGGQMRRVAIAGVLAAQPEILVLDEPTAGLDFIGQQEIMKLVKNLQLQQHMTILLVTHSMEDVANDADQVLFLEKGRLVKQVSVSEMFHGQQWLAAKKIIMPQSLDLANKLIAKGVKYDGPLPINEAELTHFFQTIFAKKKIGKLQ
- a CDS encoding ECF transporter S component, with protein sequence MIHQTKAFHLAIMALFIAIVIIQNFVPLLGYIPIGPLSLTIIQITVIIAAVLLGPTDGAIIGGVWGFLSCLRAFTAPTSPVEPLIFTNPLISILPRILVGLAAGYLVIFFKKINLKQSLYLALIGLIGALINTVLILGLIYIFYRTPSVAHAYGVSSPKYIAALLVAVIASNGIPEAVLSAIATPLITLPILRYWQRND
- a CDS encoding energy-coupling factor transporter transmembrane component T family protein codes for the protein MNIVFGRYLAGRSFVHQLDARNKIITLFLMIFLSFIANSTIDFVILLALCSAALLAARIPVMFFLKGIRFFLIMILLTAILQLLFSKGGSTFFSWGIISITSIGLKTGIFLFLRFTVAISMATLFTLTTSSIEIANGLTFFLQPFRFLKLPVDDIVLTLSIALRFVPTIIREINTITNAQKSRGSFLNTGSIVQQIRAVLPVLTPFFLGSIKRAEDLATAMILRGYTDGRKRSKFRKMTWKIQDSVLLGFYFIILLIMVWL
- a CDS encoding LPXTG cell wall anchor domain-containing protein → MSAASGEHAAADADHHAKGWFPATGVLVNNWPLALAAICIASAALLIFTGRKKNN